The following are encoded in a window of Haloarcula halophila genomic DNA:
- a CDS encoding carboxypeptidase-like regulatory domain-containing protein, with protein sequence MYSGMSFDWSSSEGVFYYKAKFDTNGDAGTDSGSLKVNLGNGNYFELIADTGSGGSYRMTDNSDGSYNYPDDFSEYTGVNPANWHNLYIEIQPDRSINVYIWPAGNSKPSSPQISRTLKAGQEATGSSVDSINLATNHIDEAGTNYTPSYTLSGTVTDGSGNVVGAADVTVTDSTGATIATTTTDAGGDYSVTVTDGTDATVEVSKPGYKTASKTTTVSGATTLNLTMPQSDQTTFVLDDQTQRDLFPADQTKLVVEKRSSLRPPYTYETVASETFGSDEEVTTNLKLGSKYRVEVKAPGSSLSWRGWQYTQNTPDVIRITPTGPSKYITNQTEPTPTPTQEPITPEPTPTPADGGFITPEPTPTQAPITPEPTPTPADDEFVTPTPITPEPTPTQAPIDGSTPATATPTPVTTRDYPYKEGYAWATRRCRMPDGSPGLYIEYYDSDRETTRISTTAGLTDAQGSPDVTIDKTFVEPIGYWSSCIAIDEFPDAPEPTPEPDPSEPTPTLAPGATPTPTEDDGFLDPSTPTEGDEFTTATPIDSGDICDTATVQFKAYNSSGGTVANGTQECRDDLPPADSGWNTTDPTPTNGTAVGGGAGGGAIIGDDAGSGASPLLIGVPAVGAIGLALYRRYQGGGGAGGAGNAGAP encoded by the coding sequence ATGTATTCTGGAATGTCGTTTGACTGGTCCAGTAGCGAAGGGGTGTTCTACTACAAGGCGAAATTCGACACCAACGGCGATGCTGGCACGGATTCGGGATCACTCAAGGTCAATTTAGGGAACGGTAATTACTTCGAGTTGATCGCCGATACAGGAAGTGGCGGTTCGTATCGAATGACAGACAATTCTGATGGGAGTTATAATTACCCTGATGATTTTAGCGAATACACGGGCGTGAATCCGGCCAACTGGCATAATCTCTATATCGAGATACAACCGGATAGGAGCATCAACGTCTACATCTGGCCCGCCGGGAACAGCAAGCCGTCAAGCCCACAAATCAGCAGAACGCTAAAAGCGGGCCAGGAAGCGACTGGGTCGAGTGTTGACAGTATCAACTTAGCCACCAATCACATAGACGAGGCAGGGACCAATTACACACCGAGCTACACACTATCGGGGACGGTCACCGACGGCTCGGGGAACGTCGTCGGTGCGGCCGACGTGACCGTCACCGACAGCACGGGTGCAACAATCGCCACCACCACGACCGATGCAGGTGGCGACTACTCGGTCACTGTCACGGATGGCACCGACGCAACCGTCGAAGTCTCGAAACCCGGCTACAAGACCGCCAGCAAGACGACGACTGTCAGCGGCGCGACCACGCTGAACCTCACGATGCCCCAGTCCGATCAGACGACGTTCGTGCTGGACGACCAGACCCAGCGAGACCTCTTCCCGGCCGACCAGACAAAACTGGTCGTCGAGAAACGCTCCAGCCTGCGACCGCCCTACACCTACGAGACGGTCGCCAGCGAGACCTTCGGCAGCGACGAGGAGGTCACCACGAACCTGAAACTCGGCTCGAAGTACCGCGTCGAAGTGAAAGCGCCGGGCTCATCACTGTCCTGGCGTGGCTGGCAGTACACACAGAACACGCCCGACGTGATCCGGATTACGCCGACCGGCCCGTCGAAGTACATCACGAACCAGACCGAGCCGACGCCAACACCGACCCAGGAGCCGATCACGCCCGAACCCACGCCGACGCCGGCCGACGGCGGGTTCATCACGCCTGAACCCACGCCAACGCAAGCGCCGATCACGCCCGAGCCAACGCCAACGCCGGCCGACGACGAGTTCGTGACGCCGACCCCGATCACGCCCGAACCCACGCCGACCCAGGCACCAATCGACGGGAGCACGCCAGCGACGGCCACGCCGACACCCGTAACGACCCGTGACTATCCCTACAAGGAGGGCTACGCCTGGGCCACGCGGCGCTGTAGGATGCCGGATGGCTCACCCGGCCTCTACATCGAGTACTACGACAGCGACCGCGAGACGACGCGGATTAGCACGACGGCAGGACTAACCGACGCACAAGGCTCACCAGATGTCACGATCGACAAGACGTTCGTCGAGCCAATCGGCTACTGGTCGAGCTGCATCGCGATTGATGAGTTCCCTGACGCCCCTGAGCCAACGCCGGAGCCCGACCCATCTGAACCCACGCCGACGCTCGCGCCGGGTGCCACGCCCACGCCGACCGAAGACGATGGGTTCCTCGATCCGTCGACGCCGACGGAGGGCGACGAGTTCACCACGGCAACGCCGATCGACAGCGGCGACATCTGTGACACGGCAACGGTCCAGTTCAAAGCCTACAACAGCAGTGGCGGGACGGTCGCCAACGGCACCCAGGAGTGTCGTGACGACCTGCCACCGGCGGATTCGGGCTGGAACACGACCGATCCGACACCGACCAACGGGACTGCCGTCGGCGGCGGTGCCGGTGGTGGCGCCATCATCGGCGACGATGCTGGCTCGGGTGCTTCGCCGCTCCTGATCGGCGTCCCAGCCGTCGGCGCGATCGGCCTGGCGCTGTACCGGCGCTATCAGGGTGGCGGTGGCGCTGGCGGCGCCGGCAACGCTGGCGCACCCTGA
- a CDS encoding ATP-binding protein codes for MAESKTWTPREGHDWGTGTQQGRAILDDEDDAPDWWTDGYEMRMRFGIPEFDAEAFDFEVYPDCLVHEKPADKTKSAGGTDWLKIGERGCGKSTDNLHWTIRLLEENGPKGEQVVWRGSPERSEWLPLREWATLWLPEHADPDPSWESEGEQFVADDADLDEVVRSVETYADPADLLAQLEAHPSGTFNVVYPDPSFAGCEELTADTNRVAETLPFVPEWRTMGDETGTPLSHWWYAFMLACVEARPTYSWLSVIFDEAGDLTPEDAEDDEHRTFKKLSLLRSVYADSRRAKLSIYWSAHYEENLHHKIRREVMWRVDMPDETPNPRTSYRNSVPVGYGTVPMHTDVMSSRKVGTALMYNQKEFTLYRWKDIPQLDADEGRWLQLELGEPDTEDDDQETGPTLQYDSAIFSRWRKGDEDRLYVKDPGDGYLDVQTGQEVDALASPKDGLTFGGIEPTEEYYLVRMRDESGEETIVAKLPKQEIGLGDGVDGAGREVEG; via the coding sequence ATGGCTGAATCGAAAACCTGGACCCCGAGAGAGGGGCACGACTGGGGTACCGGCACGCAACAAGGGCGCGCGATCCTCGACGATGAGGATGACGCCCCCGACTGGTGGACTGATGGCTACGAGATGCGGATGCGCTTCGGAATCCCGGAGTTCGACGCCGAGGCGTTCGACTTCGAGGTCTACCCGGACTGCCTGGTCCACGAGAAACCCGCCGACAAGACTAAGAGCGCCGGCGGGACCGACTGGCTCAAGATCGGCGAACGTGGGTGCGGTAAGTCCACCGACAACCTCCACTGGACGATCCGCCTACTCGAAGAGAACGGCCCGAAGGGCGAACAGGTCGTCTGGCGTGGCTCACCGGAACGCTCGGAGTGGCTGCCGCTCCGGGAGTGGGCGACGCTGTGGCTGCCCGAACACGCCGATCCCGATCCGTCCTGGGAATCGGAAGGCGAGCAGTTCGTCGCCGACGACGCCGATCTTGACGAGGTCGTTCGGTCGGTCGAGACCTACGCGGACCCGGCTGACCTGCTGGCCCAACTGGAGGCCCACCCCAGCGGGACGTTCAACGTCGTCTACCCGGACCCGTCGTTCGCCGGCTGTGAGGAACTGACTGCCGACACCAACCGCGTCGCCGAGACGCTGCCGTTCGTCCCCGAGTGGCGGACGATGGGCGACGAGACCGGGACACCACTCTCCCACTGGTGGTACGCGTTCATGCTGGCCTGTGTCGAGGCCCGCCCCACCTACTCCTGGCTGTCGGTGATCTTCGACGAGGCTGGCGACCTGACGCCCGAGGACGCGGAAGACGACGAGCACCGGACATTCAAGAAGCTCAGTCTGCTCCGGTCGGTCTACGCCGACAGCCGCCGTGCCAAGCTGTCGATCTATTGGTCGGCCCACTACGAAGAGAACCTACACCACAAGATCCGCCGGGAGGTGATGTGGCGGGTCGATATGCCCGACGAGACGCCCAACCCTCGGACCTCCTACCGGAACTCGGTGCCGGTCGGCTACGGCACCGTCCCGATGCACACGGACGTGATGAGTTCACGAAAAGTCGGGACGGCGTTGATGTACAACCAGAAGGAGTTCACGCTCTATCGCTGGAAGGATATCCCGCAACTCGACGCCGACGAGGGACGCTGGCTCCAGCTCGAACTCGGCGAGCCCGACACCGAGGACGACGACCAGGAGACTGGTCCGACGCTTCAGTACGACTCGGCGATCTTCAGCCGCTGGCGGAAAGGCGACGAGGATCGCCTGTATGTCAAAGACCCAGGCGACGGCTACCTCGACGTCCAGACCGGCCAGGAGGTCGACGCGCTGGCCTCGCCGAAAGACGGCCTGACCTTCGGCGGGATCGAGCCGACCGAGGAGTACTATCTGGTTCGGATGCGCGATGAAAGCGGCGAGGAGACGATCGTCGCCAAGCTGCCGAAACAGGAGATCGGACTGGGCGACGGCGTCGACGGCGCCGGTCGAGAGGTGGAAGGATGA
- a CDS encoding PKD domain-containing protein, translated as MDRGRIAVLAVLALSLSIPAASMAVAADASDPSANIVRPTGTYTDLANAVDYGGITATVDDPQFPNETVTVDASVNGSPVAGGETVSTGGRTITIGLPPSLVETGTNTITLTMTDSDGNVATATETFVFRTTTPTATPTPTATPSPTPTPTPTRTASEPDPTPTPTRDSTPTVTATPTPTPTPEPTPRPDRDTDPNAWIDVDDDEVGIDEPVELDASDSLDADGQVTSYAWDLDDDGGIEDYGAATITSFDDAGDYEVELTVTDDDGNTDTTEETIEVVGPTATPTETPTPTATPTATPQTYPESVPTDTPTPTATPVPAGAAASSDATPTPTPTPASGGSNANTGAQAAGSYSIEQLRRGGRQPASAPQSVRVLGSTGALAVRYEPARPLSDQLQYLEPGSTIHTDDIQLYSTRFGESIETRDVQLHVVFWQPVDRQVQTENGTRTVAVAGNQSERVYDVSLGTGYSTANVTFPSHFDQRYEATMWLSDGGQPIDGARWRFGHQSSQSAAGTTVNSQGDLWVWAAQNILIIAIPGLLGCAVGVRSIIQRTARGPDKGAMWWALVVGIGLFMVATMAYFQTAQVVTRLPQVFGGIIVAVAAIAMLETMGPRKRTDEFVRDELGEAADALGEEVQNHLYRDKARIQTVRRDDGTLGLIKSGIRPFLARLFADPARIDDSKLKTDIEIRQGPDDHVYLADPDADEPLDWTPAHWEFEPELLREDVDLDDDIGQIERILSKLNVRLLAVTGIGGAAGWLLGGWLFGAGTTLALVGAGTGFIAAAAKARDGHAEFQAAPIHYRSARATLSKQGPAHADAKGLREAWQEVHKERASTAQDAKEIEQDRDETITGKINKEILGVDVEDSTRTNGHDEEGTADD; from the coding sequence ATGGACCGGGGTCGCATCGCCGTCCTGGCCGTGCTGGCACTGAGCCTGTCGATTCCGGCAGCATCGATGGCTGTCGCGGCCGACGCCTCGGACCCGTCAGCGAACATCGTCCGGCCGACTGGCACCTACACTGACCTCGCCAACGCCGTCGACTACGGCGGGATCACGGCGACCGTCGACGACCCGCAGTTCCCCAACGAGACGGTCACCGTCGATGCGTCGGTCAACGGCTCACCCGTGGCCGGCGGCGAGACGGTCAGCACGGGCGGCCGGACGATCACGATCGGCCTGCCGCCGTCGCTGGTCGAGACCGGAACAAACACGATCACGCTCACCATGACCGACAGCGACGGCAACGTCGCCACCGCGACCGAGACGTTCGTGTTCCGCACGACGACGCCGACCGCAACGCCAACGCCGACGGCCACCCCGAGTCCAACCCCAACACCTACCCCTACCCGGACGGCATCGGAGCCAGATCCGACGCCGACGCCCACTCGGGACTCCACGCCGACGGTGACCGCGACCCCGACGCCAACGCCCACGCCCGAACCGACGCCACGACCCGATCGCGACACCGATCCCAACGCCTGGATCGACGTGGATGACGACGAGGTTGGCATCGACGAGCCGGTCGAACTCGACGCCAGCGACTCACTCGACGCGGACGGCCAGGTCACCAGCTACGCCTGGGATCTCGACGACGACGGCGGCATTGAGGACTACGGCGCAGCGACGATCACCTCGTTCGACGATGCCGGAGACTACGAGGTAGAACTGACCGTCACCGACGACGACGGCAACACCGACACGACCGAGGAGACCATCGAGGTTGTCGGCCCGACGGCAACGCCGACCGAGACGCCAACGCCGACAGCCACGCCGACGGCCACGCCACAGACCTATCCGGAGTCGGTGCCGACCGACACGCCGACGCCGACCGCGACACCTGTCCCAGCCGGCGCGGCCGCCAGCAGCGACGCGACGCCCACGCCGACACCCACCCCCGCATCCGGAGGGTCCAACGCGAACACGGGCGCACAAGCGGCTGGGTCGTACTCGATCGAACAACTCCGTCGCGGTGGTCGCCAACCAGCCTCGGCACCACAGTCTGTCCGTGTGCTCGGTTCGACCGGCGCGCTGGCGGTGCGCTACGAGCCGGCGCGGCCACTGAGCGACCAACTCCAGTATCTCGAACCTGGGAGCACGATCCATACCGATGACATTCAGTTGTACTCGACGCGCTTCGGCGAGTCAATCGAGACGCGTGACGTGCAGCTACACGTCGTGTTCTGGCAACCCGTCGACCGGCAGGTCCAGACCGAGAACGGCACCCGCACGGTCGCCGTCGCTGGCAACCAGTCGGAACGCGTCTACGATGTCAGCCTCGGCACGGGCTACTCGACGGCGAACGTCACGTTCCCAAGCCACTTCGACCAGCGCTACGAGGCCACGATGTGGCTCTCTGACGGCGGCCAACCCATCGATGGCGCCCGCTGGCGATTCGGCCATCAGTCCAGCCAGTCCGCGGCTGGAACGACCGTCAACAGCCAGGGCGACCTCTGGGTGTGGGCGGCCCAGAACATCCTCATCATCGCGATCCCGGGCCTGCTGGGCTGTGCCGTCGGTGTCCGGTCGATTATCCAGCGCACCGCACGCGGGCCTGACAAGGGCGCGATGTGGTGGGCACTGGTCGTCGGAATCGGCCTGTTCATGGTCGCGACGATGGCGTACTTCCAGACGGCACAGGTCGTCACCAGACTTCCGCAGGTGTTCGGCGGCATCATCGTCGCGGTCGCCGCGATCGCCATGCTGGAGACGATGGGGCCACGCAAGCGCACCGACGAGTTCGTTCGCGACGAGTTGGGCGAGGCGGCCGACGCACTCGGCGAGGAGGTCCAGAACCACCTCTACCGAGATAAGGCACGCATCCAGACGGTGCGCCGAGACGACGGAACCCTCGGCCTCATCAAGTCCGGCATCCGGCCGTTCCTGGCACGCCTGTTCGCCGACCCGGCCCGGATCGACGACAGCAAGCTCAAGACGGACATCGAGATCCGCCAGGGGCCGGACGATCACGTCTACCTGGCCGATCCCGATGCTGACGAACCGCTGGACTGGACGCCCGCCCACTGGGAGTTCGAACCGGAGCTACTGCGTGAGGATGTCGACCTCGACGACGATATCGGACAGATAGAGCGCATCCTCTCGAAACTGAACGTCCGCCTGCTGGCTGTCACTGGAATCGGCGGCGCTGCCGGGTGGCTGCTCGGCGGCTGGCTGTTCGGCGCCGGGACGACGCTTGCACTCGTCGGTGCCGGTACCGGATTCATTGCGGCGGCGGCGAAAGCCCGCGATGGCCACGCCGAGTTCCAGGCCGCCCCCATCCACTACCGCAGTGCCCGGGCGACGTTGTCGAAACAGGGGCCAGCCCACGCCGACGCGAAGGGGCTTCGAGAGGCCTGGCAAGAGGTCCACAAGGAACGCGCCTCGACCGCTCAGGACGCCAAGGAGATCGAGCAAGACCGCGACGAGACGATCACTGGCAAGATCAACAAGGAAATTCTCGGCGTCGACGTCGAGGACTCGACCCGGACCAACGGCCACGACGAGGAGGGCACGGCCGATGACTGA
- a CDS encoding site-specific integrase, giving the protein MRTKRNKDGSFNVWLTREEYRELPRHAATTQREIAIRLMGDCGLRVREVLDIEPRHIARMTDGRHYELEVVAGKDTTGEYEGGKHRETWLPVDLEATIHRYVTEHDLADDEPLVDKSKRTLQYWVEDAADAAADEMVDDDYRRVSTHDLRRCWANYLLVEENVSPRIVMALGGWSSYDAIEPYLAAPTEQNIIESMEKTVL; this is encoded by the coding sequence ATGCGAACCAAACGGAACAAAGACGGCTCGTTCAACGTCTGGCTGACTCGCGAGGAGTATCGCGAACTCCCGAGACACGCCGCGACCACCCAGCGCGAGATCGCGATCCGGCTGATGGGCGACTGCGGACTCCGTGTCCGGGAAGTGCTCGACATCGAACCCCGACATATCGCCCGCATGACTGACGGTCGCCACTACGAACTCGAAGTGGTCGCCGGGAAGGATACCACAGGCGAGTACGAGGGTGGAAAGCATCGCGAGACCTGGCTCCCAGTCGACCTCGAAGCGACGATTCATCGCTACGTCACCGAGCACGACCTCGCCGACGACGAACCACTGGTCGACAAGTCGAAGCGAACCCTCCAGTACTGGGTCGAGGACGCGGCCGACGCCGCTGCCGACGAGATGGTCGACGACGACTACCGGCGCGTCTCGACACATGACCTTCGGCGCTGTTGGGCGAACTACCTGCTGGTCGAGGAGAACGTCTCACCGCGGATCGTCATGGCCCTGGGCGGCTGGTCGTCCTACGACGCGATCGAGCCTTACCTGGCGGCGCCAACCGAACAGAACATCATCGAGTCGATGGAGAAGACGGTGTTATAA